Proteins found in one Quercus robur chromosome 2, dhQueRobu3.1, whole genome shotgun sequence genomic segment:
- the LOC126713491 gene encoding G-type lectin S-receptor-like serine/threonine-protein kinase At1g34300: MIMTMRSMTIQLQVKLQLHSILLSFLLLPTISVAILTKQIQPGSTLYASNTTQTWSSPNNTFSLTFIPLNPPTSPPSYLASIVFSGGIPVWSAGTTPLDSNASFQFHPTGNLLLLNGTGHTIWDSGTANLGISSASLDDYGNLVLANGTGLPVWSSFNHPTNTLLPSQNFTTKQVLRNGLYSFSLHSYGNITLKWNNDSIVYWNQGLNKNLTSPTLGLQSNGILSIYDTTIVPRGVVMAYSNDHGEGSDILRFLRLDEDGNLRMYSSVRGSGNETVEWVAIEDQCRVFGYCGNMGICRYNGKNPICGCPSQNFELVDPKDSRKGCKRKMEIKNCPLNVTMLDMEHTLLLTYPPQSIFAIDGSQIFFVGISACRLNCLVNPTCDASTTLSDGTGMCYYKTPEFITGYQSAALRSTSYVKVCPPVLPNPSPGLVSGKGGGWRMQSWVVAIVVIGVALGLIVLEGSLWWCCRSSPKFEGLNDLFEYASGAPIQFSFKELQRCTNGFKEKLGTGGFSAVYKGVLANRTVVAVKQLEGIEQGEKQFRMEIGTISSTHHLNLVRLIGFCSEGRHRILVYEFMQNRSLDNLLFQTDDNKSGKLLNWECRFNIAIGAARGISYLHDECRVCIVHCDIKPENILLNENYTAKVSDFGLSKLNTSKENKYRTLTNIRGIRGYLAPEWLANLPITSESDVYSYGMVLLEIVSGRRNFEVSAETNWKMLSVWAYEEFEKGNVTAIVDRRLVKEEVDMEQVVRAIQVSFWCIQEQPLRRPRMEKVVQMLEGITKIDSPPSPKGRE; encoded by the coding sequence ATGATCATGACCATGAGGTCCATGACAATCCAACTACAAGTCAAACTCCAACTCCATAGCATACTACTCTCCTTCCTCCTCCTTCCCACCATTTCAGTAGCAATACTCACCAAACAAATCCAACCAGGCTCAACCCTTTATGCCTCCAACACAACCCAAACCTGGTCCTCACCAAACAACACCTTCTCCCTCACCTTCATACCCCTCAACCCCCCCACCTCCCCTCCTTCCTACCTTGCTTCCATCGTCTTCTCCGGCGGTATCCCCGTCTGGTCTGCAGGCACCACTCCTCTTGACTCCAATGCTTCATTCCAATTCCACCCCACTGGCAACCTCCTCCTACTCAATGGCACTGGCCACACCATCTGGGACTCCGGCACCGCCAACCTTGGCATCTCCTCTGCTTCCCTCGACGACTATGGCAACCTTGTCCTTGCCAATGGTACCGGCCTCCCAGTCTGGTCTTCATTCAACCACCCCACCAATACACTCTTGCCATCACAGAACTTCACCACTAAACAAGTTTTGCGAAATGGATTGTACTCGTTTAGTCTTCATAGTTACGGTAACATTACACTCAAGTGGAATAATGATAGTATTGTATACTGGAATCAAGgtttgaataaaaacttaactTCTCCAACCTTAGGATTACAGTCTAATGGTATTTTGTCCATTTATGATACCACAATTGTGCCACGTGGGGTTGTCATGGCTTATAGTAATGATCATGGTGAAGGAAGTGATATCTTAAGGTTTTTAAGGTTAGATGAAGATGGGAATTTGAGGATGTATAGTTCTGTTAGAGGGAGTGGGAATGAAACTGTGGAATGGGTAGCTATTGAGGATCAATGTAGAGTTTTTGGGTACTGTGGGAATATGGGGATTTGTAGATATAATGGTAAAAACCCCATTTGTGGGTGCCCATCTCAGAATTTTGAGCTGGTTGATCCAAAGGATAGTAGGAAAGGTTGTAAGAGGAAGATGGAGATTAAGAATTGTCCACTGAATGTGACTATGCTTGATATGGAACATACCCTTTTGTTGACTTATCCTCCTCAAAGCATATTTGCAATTGATGGTTCACAAATCTTTTTCGTGGGTATATCAGCTTGTAGGTTGAATTGTCTTGTAAATCCTACTTGTGATGCTTCAACTACACTGTCGGATGGAACTGGTATGTGTTACTATAAGACTCCGGAATTCATTACTGGGTATCAGAGTGCAGCTCTGCGTAGTACTTCTTATGTCAAGGTTTGTCCACCGGTGCTTCCTAACCCATCACCTGGTTTGGTTTCTGGTAAGGGTGGTGGCTGGAGAATGCAATCATGGGTTGTAGCTATTGTGGTCATAGGTGTCGCTTTGGGTTTGATTGTGTTGGAGGGTAGTTTGTGGTGGTGTTGTAGAAGTAGCCCCAAATTTGAAGGATTAAATGATCTTTTTGAGTATGCTTCTGGAGCTCCAATCCAGTTTTCGTTTAAGGAGCTCCAGCGCTGTACCAATGGATTCAAGGAGAAGCTTGGAACTGGAGGATTTAGTGCTGTATACAAAGGGGTTCTTGCTAATAGAACCGTTGTGGCAGTGAAGCAACTCGAGGGAATTGAGCAGGGAGAGAAGCAATTTAGAATGGAGATAGGTACCATAAGTAGCACCCACCACTTGAATTTGGTGAGATTGATTGGTTTCTGCTCCGAAGGGCGCCATAGGATTTTAGTATATGAGTTCATGCAAAATAGGTCTCTTGATAATCTCCTTTTCCAAACAGATGATAATAAGTCCGGAAAATTGTTGAATTGGGAGTGTCGGTTCAACATTGCAATTGGCGCTGCGAGGGGCATCTCATATCTCCATGATGAGTGTAGAGTCTGCATTGTGCATTGTGATATAAAACCAGAAAACATTTTATTGAATGAGAACTATACTGCAAAAGTCTCGGATTTTGGTCTTTCAAAGCTAAATACttcaaaggaaaataaataccGAACTTTGACAAACATTAGGGGCATTAGAGGATATTTGGCACCGGAATGGCTAGCGAATCTTCCAATAACTTCAGAATCTGATGTTTATAGTTATGGTATGGTTTTGTTGGAGATAGTGAGTGGGAGAAGAAATTTTGAAGTATCTGCAGAAACGAATTGGAAAATGCTTTCTGTGTGGGCGTATGAAGAATTTGAGAAGGGTAATGTCACTGCAATTGTTGACAGAAGGTTGGTGAAGGAAGAGGTGGATATGGAGCAAGTAGTGAGAGCTATTCAAGTAAGCTTTTGGTGCATCCAGGAGCAACCATTACGGAGGCCAAGAATGGAAAAAGTGGTACAAATGCTAGAAGGGATTACAAAGATTGATAGTCCGCCTTCCCCCAAAGGCCGTGAATGA
- the LOC126713493 gene encoding DEAD-box ATP-dependent RNA helicase 10-like: MEGDREEGKSFKDLGLCEQLLEACDRMNWKYPSKIQAEAIPHALEGKDLIGLALTGSGKTGAFALPILQSLLDSPQPFFACVLSPTRELAIQIAEQFEALGAGIGVKCAVLVGGVDMVQQSINLAKRPHIIVGTPGRLVDHLSNTKGFSLRTLKYLVLDEADRLLNEEFEKSIDEILKFIPRERRTYLFSATMTSKVKKLQRACLRNPVKIEAASKYSTVDTLKQQYCFVPAKYKECYLVYILNEMSGCTSMVFTRTCDATRFLALMLRHLGHRAIPISGKMSQSKRLGALNQFKAGECNILIGTDVASRGLDIASVDMVINYDIPTNVKDYKHRVGRTARAGRSGVAISLVNQYEVEWFVQIEKFVGKKFPEFPSQEEEVLLLMESVKEAKRVSLAKIKELGGKNGKKRGGDDDDEDMDKDTDKYMTHRNVKSSKKMKK; encoded by the exons ATGGAAGGAGatagagaagaaggcaagagTTTTAAGGATTTAGGATTATGTGAACAATTGCTAGAGGCTTGTGATCGTATGAACTGGAAATACCCATCAAAGATACAAGCAGAAGCAATTCCTCATGCACTTGAAGGAAAAGACTTGATTGGTCTTGCTCTAACCGGTTCTGGTAAAACTGGTGCCTTTGCTCTTCCCATTTTGCAGTCCCTCTTAGACTCTCCACAACCTTTCTTCGCTTGTGTCCTCTCCCCAACAAG gGAGCTTGCAATTCAAATTGCTGAGCAGTTTGAGGCTTTAGGAGCTGGCATTGGGGTTAAGTGTGCAGTg CTTGTTGGAGGGGTAGACATGGTGCAACAGTCTATCAACCTTGCAAAACGGCCCCATATTATT GTTGGAACTCCTGGACGCCTTGTCGATCATCTTTCTAACACGAAAGGTTTTTCCCTCCGCACATTGAAGTATTTG GTTCTAGATGAGGCTGACAGGTTGTTGAATGAGGAGTTCGAGAAAtcaattgatgaaattttgaaatttatccCTCGTGAACGGAGAACATATCTATTTTCTGCCACTATGACCAGTAAG GTTAAGAAGCTCCAAAGGGCTTGTTTAAGAAATCCTGTGAAG ATTGAAGCAGCATCAAAATACTCAACTGTTGACACGCTAAAGCAGCAGTATTGCTTTGTACCTGCTAAATACAAG GAATGCTACCTTGTATATATTTTGAATGAGATGTCTGGATGTACATCAATGGTTTTCACTCGTACCTGTGATGCGACTCGCTTTCTTGCTTTGATGCTTCGACATCTTGGTCACAGAGCCATTCCAATTAGTGGTAAAATGTCCCAG TCAAAGAGACTTGGAGCCTTAAATCAGTTCAAGGCAGGAGAGTGCAATATTCTTATTGGCACTGATGTGGCAAGTAGAGGACTTGACATTGCATCTGTTGATATGGTTATCAATTATGACATTCCTACAAATGTGAAG GATTATAAACATCGAGTTGGAAGAACTGCTCGTGCAGGAAGATCAGGTGTTGCAATCTCCCTAGTGAATCAGTATGAGGTGGAATGGTTTGTGCAGATAGAGAAGTTTGTTG GCAAGAAATTTCCAGAGTTTCCTTCTCAAGAAGAGGAAGTCCTGCTATTGATGGAGTCTGTCAAAGAGGCCAAAAGAGTATCTCTGGCG AAAATCAAAGAACTAGGAGGCAAGAATGGGAAGAAGCGAGgaggagatgatgatgatgaggatatGGACAAAGATACGGACAAATACATGACCCACAGAAATGTGAAGTCGTCTAAGAAGATGAAAAAATGA